The Xanthobacter flavus genome includes a window with the following:
- a CDS encoding LPS-assembly protein LptD: MFLAGLVALFAPMDGARAQSAQPSQNTTPGSNLLTARQLDPNQKMLVTADQLEYDYQKDTVSAVGNVQIYYDGSSLEAHRVVLDRKANTLRAEGNARLKDKDGKIITADTLQLTQDFKQGFIDSLRLDTPDNTHFAAVRADRTDGNITVFQNGVYTACEPCKDDPSKPPLWQIKAKKIIHNDDEKMVYYQDAWVEFFGMPVAYFPFMSSPDPTVKRKTGFLMPEFFSSSQIGYGVAVPFFWNIAPDRDLTLTPAFLTQQGVLMQGEWRQRLINGSYTIRAAGIVQENPQEFITTSNGFTEVLPGFRDNRGAVESSGAFALNKFWTFGWDATIASDRTFLRDYNLIPDTTTTKTSTVYLTGQGDRSYFDLRGLYFLGLAVTDDQQRQPIVGTLNYSKVYDKALWGGEAGFKMNLTSLTREQADFIGTSELTSAIGTVGVPTGACTLWSPNAKECLLRGAPGDYTRLSGDVYWKKTITDSLGQQWTPFVTARVDVASVNTSYLPPSYQFGPAYANQNPLQSGSDDLIRAMPAVGLDYKYPFISAESWGTQTIEPRAQIIIRPNESDIGRFPNEDAQSLVFDDTNLFEVNKYSGYDRVEGGSRLNLGVTYTAAINGGGLFTAVVGQSYNLFGKNSYAYGDMANTGLESGLETSASDYIAKFGYSPTKYLEFVTRFRFDEQNFSMQRFELQARAEIDRFNVALTYGRYEAQPLLGYYDQREGIYTNASYKLNDNWALRGAIRYDFAAGEVDYTLLGLSYIDDCFTLALNYISDYTLNGPNAPPVTKVMFRIGLRTLGEGGFSTSFGSESSN, from the coding sequence GTGTTCCTTGCCGGTCTCGTCGCCCTCTTCGCGCCGATGGATGGCGCCCGCGCGCAGTCCGCACAGCCGAGCCAGAACACCACGCCGGGCAGCAACCTGCTCACCGCGCGTCAGCTCGACCCGAACCAGAAGATGCTGGTGACGGCCGACCAGCTCGAATACGACTACCAGAAGGACACCGTCTCCGCCGTCGGCAACGTCCAGATCTATTATGACGGCTCGTCCCTCGAGGCTCACCGCGTGGTGCTGGACCGCAAGGCCAACACCCTGCGCGCGGAAGGCAACGCCCGCCTCAAGGACAAGGACGGCAAGATCATCACGGCGGACACGCTCCAGCTGACGCAGGACTTCAAGCAGGGCTTCATCGATTCCCTGCGCCTCGACACGCCGGACAACACCCATTTCGCCGCCGTCCGCGCTGACCGGACCGACGGCAACATCACCGTCTTCCAGAATGGCGTCTACACGGCCTGCGAGCCATGCAAGGACGACCCCTCCAAGCCGCCGCTGTGGCAGATCAAGGCCAAGAAGATCATCCACAACGACGACGAGAAGATGGTCTATTACCAGGACGCCTGGGTCGAGTTTTTCGGCATGCCGGTGGCCTACTTCCCGTTCATGTCGTCGCCCGACCCGACGGTGAAGCGCAAGACCGGCTTCCTGATGCCGGAGTTCTTCTCCTCCAGCCAGATCGGCTACGGCGTCGCCGTTCCCTTCTTCTGGAACATCGCCCCCGACCGCGACCTGACCCTCACGCCCGCCTTCCTGACCCAGCAGGGCGTGCTGATGCAGGGCGAATGGCGCCAGCGCCTGATCAACGGCAGCTACACCATCCGCGCCGCCGGCATCGTGCAGGAGAACCCGCAGGAGTTCATCACCACGTCCAACGGCTTCACCGAGGTGCTGCCCGGCTTCCGCGACAACCGCGGCGCGGTGGAAAGCTCCGGCGCCTTCGCGCTGAACAAGTTCTGGACCTTCGGCTGGGATGCCACCATCGCGTCCGACCGCACCTTCCTGCGCGATTACAACCTGATCCCCGACACCACCACCACCAAGACCTCCACGGTCTACCTGACGGGCCAGGGTGATCGCTCCTATTTCGACCTGCGCGGCCTCTATTTCCTCGGCCTCGCAGTGACCGACGACCAGCAGCGCCAGCCCATCGTCGGCACGCTCAACTACAGCAAGGTGTACGACAAGGCCCTGTGGGGCGGCGAGGCCGGGTTCAAGATGAACCTCACCAGCCTCACCCGCGAGCAGGCTGACTTCATCGGCACCTCCGAGCTGACGTCCGCCATCGGCACCGTCGGCGTGCCCACCGGCGCCTGCACCCTGTGGTCGCCGAACGCGAAGGAATGCCTGCTGCGCGGCGCGCCGGGCGACTACACGCGCTTGTCCGGCGACGTCTACTGGAAGAAGACCATCACCGATTCCCTCGGCCAGCAGTGGACACCGTTCGTCACGGCGCGCGTGGACGTGGCCTCGGTCAACACCTCCTACCTGCCCCCGAGCTACCAGTTCGGCCCCGCCTACGCCAACCAGAACCCGCTCCAGTCCGGCAGTGACGACCTCATCCGCGCCATGCCCGCGGTGGGCCTCGACTACAAATACCCCTTCATCTCCGCCGAGAGCTGGGGCACCCAGACCATTGAGCCGAGGGCACAAATCATCATCCGCCCGAACGAGAGCGACATCGGCCGGTTCCCGAACGAGGACGCCCAGAGCCTGGTGTTCGACGACACCAACCTGTTCGAGGTGAACAAGTATTCCGGCTATGACCGGGTGGAGGGCGGCAGCCGCCTGAACCTCGGCGTGACCTACACGGCCGCCATCAACGGCGGCGGCCTGTTCACCGCCGTGGTCGGCCAGTCCTACAATCTGTTCGGCAAGAATTCCTATGCCTACGGCGACATGGCCAACACCGGCCTTGAGTCGGGCCTTGAGACCTCGGCGTCGGACTACATCGCCAAGTTCGGCTACTCGCCCACCAAATATCTCGAATTCGTGACCCGCTTCCGGTTCGACGAGCAGAACTTTTCCATGCAGCGGTTCGAGCTGCAGGCGCGGGCGGAGATCGACCGCTTCAACGTGGCTCTCACCTACGGCCGCTACGAGGCGCAGCCGCTGCTCGGCTATTACGACCAGCGCGAAGGCATCTACACCAATGCCTCCTACAAGCTGAACGACAACTGGGCGTTGCGCGGCGCCATCCGCTACGACTTCGCGGCGGGCGAGGTGGACTACACCCTGCTCGGCCTGAGCTACATCGACGACTGCTTCACCCTCGCCCTGAACTACATCTCCGACTACACCCTCAACGGCCCCAACGCGCCGCCGGTGACCAAGGTGATGTTCCGCATCGGCCTGCGCACCCTCGGCGAAGGTGGCTTCTCCACCAGCTTCGGCTCCGAATCCTCGAATTGA
- the lptG gene encoding LPS export ABC transporter permease LptG, with translation MIGRILGFYFARRFAHAVAVIFLSCVTLIVLVDFLEMARRTADREQVTVSLLALLTIYRAPAFTEQLLPFAVLFGGMVTFVILSRRLELVVARAVGLSVWQFITPPVLVAFLVGVFATCVFNPVSADFKERANQIEGDIFASGGGTPGLTQSKKDFWIRQQSVDGQSIIQAQSSRQGGRVLSGVVIFEFDPSGNFMERVEAKSATLGDGAWILTGAKVLVPGLDLASYDTYLIATKLDPKQIQDSLIAPETVSFWQLPSAIRSAEQSGFGAEKYRLQLQSLLAKPFLLVAMVLIAAVVGLRVFRFGGVGQTILGGVLAGFLLYVGTKLAEDLGEAGIVHPVAAAWFPAVTGILLGALILLHREDG, from the coding sequence ATGATCGGACGCATCCTCGGCTTCTATTTCGCGCGGCGCTTCGCGCATGCGGTGGCGGTGATCTTCCTGTCCTGCGTCACGCTGATCGTGCTCGTGGACTTCCTGGAGATGGCGCGGCGCACGGCGGACCGCGAGCAGGTGACGGTGAGCCTTCTCGCCCTCCTCACCATCTACCGCGCGCCCGCCTTCACCGAGCAGCTCCTGCCCTTCGCCGTGCTGTTCGGCGGAATGGTGACGTTCGTCATCCTGTCGCGCCGGCTGGAGCTGGTGGTGGCGCGGGCGGTGGGGCTTTCGGTCTGGCAGTTCATTACCCCGCCGGTGCTCGTGGCCTTCCTCGTGGGCGTCTTCGCCACCTGCGTGTTCAACCCCGTCTCCGCCGACTTCAAGGAGCGCGCCAACCAGATCGAGGGCGACATCTTCGCCAGCGGCGGCGGCACGCCAGGGCTCACGCAGTCGAAGAAGGACTTCTGGATTCGCCAGCAGAGCGTGGACGGACAGTCCATCATCCAGGCCCAGTCCTCCCGGCAGGGCGGTCGGGTGCTCTCGGGCGTGGTGATTTTCGAGTTCGATCCCTCCGGGAACTTCATGGAGCGTGTAGAGGCCAAATCTGCAACTTTGGGAGATGGTGCATGGATTCTTACCGGCGCCAAGGTGCTCGTCCCGGGCCTCGATCTTGCCTCCTATGATACCTACCTGATTGCCACCAAGCTCGACCCGAAACAGATCCAGGATTCGCTGATCGCCCCGGAAACCGTGTCGTTCTGGCAACTGCCGTCGGCTATTCGCAGTGCGGAACAGTCCGGCTTCGGCGCGGAAAAATACCGCCTCCAGCTCCAGAGTCTTCTCGCAAAGCCGTTTCTGCTGGTGGCAATGGTGCTGATTGCCGCGGTCGTGGGGCTTCGCGTCTTCCGGTTCGGGGGTGTGGGCCAGACGATTCTCGGTGGCGTGCTTGCGGGCTTTCTGCTTTATGTTGGGACCAAGCTCGCCGAGGATCTCGGAGAGGCTGGAATCGTTCATCCCGTTGCTGCTGCGTGGTTTCCAGCAGTCACCGGGATTTTGCTGGGGGCGCTCATTCTGTTGCATCGGGAGGACGGATGA
- a CDS encoding LptF/LptG family permease — protein MGRLDRYIFSTAAVAFLGVVVVLAGMIWATQALRQLDLVTSQGQTILAFIAITSLTMPTLVLVIAPAALFIATAYTLLKLNGDSEIVVMAAAGMGPWRLLRPLIVLAILVSLFCSSLAVHVVPASLTNFREQVTKVRADVVSFVAQPGRFVNLTQGLVFHVRERSANGVMRGIFINDAREKEVSTYLADRGQIVESKAGIFLVLENGSIHRRGGDMWRTEATPQPTPEEARAAARAKLAAQKTDQSTPAAAQPPAGDQKQGRSESKAANSSVVEFQRYAFDLSSLAPDTKGVDIKPMERPLSYVMSPPPEDMYVRFFPGRYREELHKRLSAGLYPMAFFAIAAAALAQPRTTRQSRGAALTAIIPAMGLVQIGNFAIAGQLKANAAAVPLIYALPIVTVIICAMILQGWIRIAPPAALTALGAAIRARFARRAAA, from the coding sequence ATGGGCCGTCTGGATCGTTACATCTTCTCCACGGCGGCTGTCGCCTTCCTGGGAGTCGTGGTCGTGCTCGCGGGCATGATCTGGGCGACGCAGGCGCTGCGGCAGCTCGATCTGGTGACGAGCCAGGGCCAGACCATCCTTGCCTTCATCGCCATCACCAGCCTCACCATGCCCACGCTGGTGCTGGTGATCGCGCCGGCCGCCCTGTTCATCGCGACCGCCTACACGCTGCTCAAGCTCAACGGGGACAGCGAGATCGTGGTCATGGCCGCCGCCGGCATGGGGCCGTGGCGCCTGCTGCGCCCGCTCATCGTGCTGGCGATCCTGGTCTCCCTGTTCTGTTCCTCACTGGCGGTCCATGTGGTGCCGGCCAGCCTCACCAACTTTCGCGAGCAGGTGACCAAGGTGCGCGCGGACGTGGTGTCCTTCGTCGCCCAGCCCGGCCGCTTCGTGAACCTCACCCAGGGGCTCGTCTTCCATGTGCGCGAGCGCTCCGCCAACGGCGTGATGCGCGGCATCTTCATCAATGACGCGCGCGAGAAGGAGGTTTCTACCTACCTCGCAGACCGGGGCCAGATCGTCGAAAGCAAGGCCGGCATCTTCCTGGTGCTGGAAAACGGCTCCATTCACCGGCGTGGCGGCGACATGTGGAGGACCGAGGCGACGCCCCAGCCGACCCCGGAGGAAGCCCGTGCGGCCGCCCGCGCCAAGCTCGCCGCTCAGAAGACCGACCAGAGCACCCCGGCGGCGGCCCAGCCCCCGGCCGGCGACCAGAAGCAGGGGCGTTCCGAGAGCAAGGCGGCCAATTCCTCGGTGGTGGAATTCCAGCGCTACGCCTTCGACCTCTCCTCGCTGGCGCCGGACACCAAGGGCGTGGACATCAAGCCCATGGAGCGGCCCCTGTCCTATGTGATGAGCCCGCCGCCCGAGGACATGTATGTGCGCTTTTTCCCCGGACGATATCGGGAGGAGCTGCACAAGCGCCTGTCGGCGGGGCTCTATCCCATGGCCTTCTTCGCCATCGCCGCCGCCGCGCTCGCCCAGCCGCGCACCACCCGCCAGAGCCGTGGCGCGGCGCTCACCGCCATCATCCCGGCCATGGGGCTGGTGCAGATCGGCAATTTCGCCATCGCCGGCCAGCTGAAGGCCAATGCGGCGGCGGTGCCCCTGATCTACGCTTTGCCCATCGTCACCGTCATCATCTGCGCCATGATCCTGCAGGGCTGGATCCGCATCGCCCCGCCGGCGGCGCTGACGGCGCTGGGCGCCGCCATCCGGGCGCGATTCGCACGGCGGGCAGCGGCCTGA
- a CDS encoding S9 family peptidase, whose protein sequence is MARQTVAPEPPRAPRRPSTRTVHGISLTDDYAWLRADNWRAVMRDPSVLDGDIRAYLEAENAYADAWLAPLGELKARLVAEMRGRIKEDDSSVPAPDGPFAYYSRHREGGQHPLACRKALPDGEEEILLDGDREAEGKAYFHFGHWRHSADHRRLAYSADTSGAELYSLRIRDLATGADLPDAIEETTGDLLWSADGDVLYYIRRDAEHRPSLVFRHVIGTAPETDTLIYEEPDKGFFVSLGETQSRRYGLIACGDHETSEVHLLDLLDPAAPPRCIAPRTEGVRYEVEHHPDLGGVDTLVFLTNADNAEDFKITVAPVATPGRDHWRDLVPHRPGCMILSHTVFSGHMARLEREGGLPRIVIRALADGAEHAIAFNEEAYALGMSAGYAFDTTQLRFTYASMTTPSEVWDYDMASRRREMLKRQEVPSGHDPAHYVTRRLMAKAADGENVPVSLLYHKDTPLDGSAPLLLYGYGAYGITIPAGFATNRLSLVDRGFIYAIAHIRGGTDKGWRWYADGKLAKKTNTFTDFIAAAAHLVAEGFTQPERIVAQGGSAGGMLMGAVANMRPDLFAGIVAEVPFVDVLTTMLDDTLPLTPPEWPEWGNPIADEAAFHRIRGYSPVDNVSAQAYPSIFALAGLTDPRVTYWEPAKWMARLRAADTGGRPLLLRTNMDAGHGGAAGRFDRLDEVALVYLFALRTVGRAG, encoded by the coding sequence ATGGCGAGGCAGACCGTGGCGCCTGAGCCGCCGCGCGCCCCTCGCCGCCCGTCGACCCGTACCGTCCACGGCATTTCCCTCACCGACGATTACGCCTGGCTGCGCGCCGACAATTGGCGCGCCGTCATGCGCGACCCCTCGGTGCTGGACGGCGACATCCGGGCTTACCTTGAAGCCGAGAATGCCTATGCGGACGCCTGGCTCGCGCCGCTCGGCGAGCTGAAGGCGAGGCTGGTCGCGGAAATGCGCGGGCGCATCAAGGAGGATGATTCCTCCGTGCCCGCGCCGGACGGCCCCTTCGCCTATTATTCCCGCCACCGGGAAGGGGGACAGCATCCCCTCGCCTGCCGCAAGGCCCTGCCAGACGGCGAGGAGGAGATCCTCCTCGATGGCGACAGGGAGGCTGAGGGCAAGGCCTATTTCCACTTCGGCCACTGGCGCCACAGCGCCGACCACCGCCGCCTCGCCTATTCCGCCGACACCTCCGGCGCCGAGCTCTATTCGCTGCGCATCCGTGACCTTGCGACCGGCGCCGACCTGCCCGACGCCATCGAGGAGACAACCGGCGACCTGTTGTGGAGCGCCGACGGGGACGTGCTCTATTACATCCGCCGCGACGCCGAGCACCGCCCCTCCCTCGTCTTCCGCCATGTCATCGGCACAGCGCCGGAGACGGACACGCTGATCTATGAGGAGCCGGACAAGGGCTTCTTCGTCTCGCTGGGGGAAACCCAGTCCCGCCGCTACGGGCTGATTGCCTGCGGCGACCACGAGACTTCCGAGGTCCACCTCTTGGACCTTCTCGACCCCGCCGCGCCTCCCCGCTGCATCGCGCCCCGCACCGAGGGTGTGCGCTACGAGGTGGAGCACCATCCCGACCTCGGCGGCGTCGATACCCTCGTCTTCCTGACCAACGCCGACAACGCGGAAGACTTCAAGATCACCGTGGCGCCCGTCGCCACGCCCGGGCGCGACCACTGGCGCGATCTCGTCCCGCACCGTCCGGGCTGCATGATCCTGAGTCACACGGTGTTCAGCGGCCACATGGCCCGCCTGGAACGCGAGGGTGGTCTGCCACGCATCGTCATCCGGGCGCTCGCGGATGGTGCGGAGCATGCCATCGCCTTCAACGAGGAGGCCTATGCGCTGGGGATGTCGGCCGGCTATGCCTTCGACACCACGCAGTTGCGCTTCACCTATGCGTCCATGACCACGCCGTCCGAGGTGTGGGACTACGACATGGCAAGCCGCCGCCGCGAAATGCTGAAGCGGCAGGAAGTGCCCTCCGGTCACGACCCGGCGCATTATGTGACGCGCCGCCTGATGGCGAAGGCGGCGGACGGCGAGAACGTTCCGGTCTCCCTGCTCTATCACAAGGACACGCCGCTCGACGGCTCCGCGCCGCTGCTGCTCTACGGCTATGGCGCCTACGGAATCACCATCCCCGCCGGCTTCGCCACCAACCGGCTGTCGCTGGTGGACCGCGGCTTCATCTATGCCATCGCCCACATCCGCGGCGGCACGGACAAGGGCTGGCGCTGGTACGCCGACGGCAAGCTGGCGAAGAAGACCAACACCTTCACCGATTTCATCGCCGCGGCCGCGCACCTGGTGGCGGAAGGCTTCACCCAGCCTGAACGAATCGTCGCCCAGGGCGGCTCGGCGGGCGGGATGCTGATGGGAGCGGTGGCGAACATGCGGCCGGACCTCTTCGCCGGCATCGTCGCCGAGGTGCCGTTCGTGGACGTGCTGACGACCATGCTGGACGACACCCTTCCCCTGACCCCGCCGGAATGGCCGGAGTGGGGTAATCCCATCGCCGACGAGGCTGCCTTCCACCGGATCCGGGGTTATTCACCCGTGGATAATGTAAGCGCGCAGGCCTACCCCTCCATCTTCGCCCTCGCCGGGCTCACCGACCCGCGCGTGACCTATTGGGAGCCGGCGAAATGGATGGCGCGGCTGCGGGCGGCGGACACCGGCGGGCGGCCCCTGCTGCTGCGCACCAATATGGATGCCGGCCACGGCGGCGCCGCCGGGCGCTTCGACCGGCTCGACGAGGTGGCGCTGGTCTATCTCTTCGCCCTGAGAACGGTTGGCCGCGCCGGCTGA
- the msrB gene encoding peptide-methionine (R)-S-oxide reductase MsrB → MPTSAPSDADHTKVVKSESEWRSCLTPEQFRITRQAGTERAFTGPYWDEKRAGLYSCVACGAPLFRSESKYNSGTGWPSFFQPVSPDAVVTHEDVSHGMRRIEVRCASCDSHLGHVFPDGPAPTGLRFCMNGTALSLTPDGEADRGA, encoded by the coding sequence ATGCCCACCTCTGCCCCTTCCGACGCGGACCACACCAAGGTCGTGAAGAGCGAAAGCGAATGGCGTTCCTGCCTCACGCCGGAGCAGTTCCGAATCACCCGCCAGGCCGGCACCGAGCGCGCCTTCACCGGCCCCTACTGGGACGAGAAGCGCGCCGGCCTCTATTCCTGCGTCGCCTGCGGCGCGCCGCTGTTCCGCTCCGAGAGCAAGTACAATTCCGGCACGGGCTGGCCGAGCTTCTTCCAGCCGGTGTCGCCGGATGCGGTCGTCACCCATGAGGACGTCTCCCACGGCATGCGCCGCATCGAGGTGCGCTGCGCATCCTGCGACAGCCACCTGGGCCACGTCTTTCCGGATGGCCCGGCGCCGACCGGCTTGCGCTTCTGCATGAACGGCACCGCCCTCTCCCTGACCCCGGATGGCGAGGCAGACCGTGGCGCCTGA
- a CDS encoding MucR family transcriptional regulator → MSDTTEQTAFIELATDIISAYVGNNTVAATELPALINDVFLALTRLGTGEAPAGAEPLKPAVAVKRSVHPDFIICLEDGKKFKSLKRHLRTHYDMTPEQYREKWGLPADYPMVAPNYAAARSELAKQMGLGQQRRRS, encoded by the coding sequence ATGAGCGACACAACGGAACAGACGGCCTTCATCGAGCTCGCGACGGACATCATCTCCGCCTATGTCGGCAACAACACGGTCGCCGCGACCGAGCTGCCGGCCCTCATCAACGACGTCTTCCTCGCCCTCACGCGCCTCGGCACCGGCGAGGCGCCGGCCGGCGCGGAGCCGCTGAAGCCGGCGGTTGCGGTGAAGCGCTCCGTGCATCCGGACTTCATCATCTGCCTGGAGGACGGCAAGAAGTTCAAGTCGCTGAAGCGCCACCTGCGCACGCACTATGACATGACGCCCGAGCAGTATCGCGAGAAGTGGGGCCTGCCGGCCGACTATCCCATGGTCGCCCCCAATTATGCCGCCGCCCGCTCCGAGCTCGCCAAGCAGATGGGTCTCGGCCAGCAGCGCCGCCGCAGCTGA
- a CDS encoding phosphoenolpyruvate carboxykinase encodes MLETGHRNSACGADTFGLKHLTAVHWNLLEPALYEHALAHKEGHLSSGGALMAVTGAHTGRSPKDKFVVRDANTESEVWWDNNGAITPAQFEALYQDFLKEAEDKTLFAQDLYGGADPASRIKVRVYTEFAWHSLFIRTMLRRPERAELDGFVPEMTIIDLPSFKADPARHGVRSETVIAVDFSRGIVLIGNSSYAGEMKKSVFTALNYILPKKGIMPMHCSANVGEQGDVCLFFGLSGTGKTTLSADPNRTLIGDDEHGWSKDGVFNFEGGCYAKTIRLSAEAEPEIFAASNRFGTVLENVVLDKVTGVPDFDDGSLTENTRSCYPLAFIPNASPTGRAGQPKNVVMLTCDAFGVLPPIARLTPAQAMYHFLSGYTAKVAGTEKGVKDPEATFSTCFGAPFMPRHPSVYGNLLRDLIAEHGVDCWLVNTGWTGGKFGTGRRMPIKVTRTLLTAVLDGSLKGASFRTDPYFGFEVPTSVPGIEPHILYPSKTWADKAEFDATARRLVSMFRDNFARFETHVDAAVRDAQPQVRIAAE; translated from the coding sequence GTGCTCGAAACCGGTCACCGGAACAGCGCCTGCGGCGCGGACACGTTCGGCCTCAAGCATCTCACGGCGGTGCATTGGAATCTTCTGGAGCCCGCCCTCTACGAGCACGCGCTGGCGCACAAGGAGGGGCATCTGTCCTCCGGCGGCGCGCTGATGGCCGTGACCGGCGCCCACACCGGCCGCAGCCCCAAGGACAAGTTCGTGGTGCGCGACGCCAATACCGAGAGCGAGGTCTGGTGGGACAACAACGGCGCCATCACGCCGGCGCAGTTCGAGGCGCTCTATCAGGACTTCCTGAAGGAGGCCGAGGACAAGACCCTGTTCGCGCAGGATCTCTATGGCGGCGCCGATCCGGCCTCGCGCATCAAGGTGCGCGTCTACACCGAGTTCGCCTGGCACTCCCTGTTCATCCGCACCATGCTGCGCCGCCCCGAGCGGGCCGAGCTTGACGGCTTCGTGCCGGAAATGACCATCATCGACCTGCCGTCGTTCAAGGCCGATCCGGCGCGCCACGGGGTTCGCTCGGAGACGGTGATCGCGGTGGATTTCTCTCGCGGCATCGTGCTCATCGGCAATTCGTCCTACGCGGGCGAGATGAAGAAGTCGGTGTTCACCGCGCTGAACTACATCCTGCCGAAGAAGGGCATCATGCCCATGCACTGCTCGGCCAACGTCGGAGAGCAGGGCGACGTCTGCCTGTTCTTCGGCCTGTCCGGCACCGGCAAGACCACGCTTTCGGCCGATCCCAACCGCACGCTTATCGGCGATGACGAGCACGGCTGGAGCAAGGACGGCGTCTTCAACTTCGAGGGCGGCTGCTACGCCAAGACCATCCGCCTCTCGGCGGAGGCCGAGCCCGAGATTTTCGCCGCCTCCAACCGCTTCGGCACGGTGCTGGAGAATGTGGTGCTCGACAAGGTGACCGGCGTGCCCGACTTCGACGACGGCAGCCTCACCGAGAACACCCGCTCCTGCTATCCCCTCGCCTTCATCCCCAACGCCAGCCCCACCGGCCGCGCCGGCCAGCCGAAGAACGTGGTGATGCTTACCTGCGACGCGTTCGGCGTGCTGCCGCCCATCGCGCGGCTCACCCCGGCGCAGGCGATGTATCACTTCCTCTCCGGCTACACGGCGAAGGTCGCGGGCACCGAGAAGGGCGTGAAGGACCCCGAAGCCACCTTCTCCACCTGCTTCGGCGCGCCCTTCATGCCGCGACATCCGTCCGTCTACGGCAATCTGCTGCGCGACCTCATCGCCGAGCACGGCGTGGACTGCTGGCTGGTGAACACCGGCTGGACCGGCGGCAAGTTCGGCACCGGCCGGCGCATGCCCATCAAGGTGACCCGCACGCTGCTGACTGCGGTGCTCGACGGCTCGCTCAAGGGCGCCTCGTTCCGCACCGATCCCTATTTCGGCTTCGAGGTGCCCACCTCCGTGCCGGGCATCGAGCCGCACATCCTCTATCCGTCCAAGACCTGGGCGGACAAAGCGGAGTTCGACGCCACTGCGCGCCGGCTGGTCTCCATGTTCCGCGACAACTTCGCGCGCTTCGAGACCCATGTGGACGCCGCCGTGCGCGATGCCCAGCCGCAGGTGCGCATCGCCGCGGAGTGA
- a CDS encoding HugZ family protein, with product MTKPSATAVRHLVREARFGALATLEGDGAPYASLVAVATDPEGRPTLLISRLARHTRNIAGDARVSLLVSAAGADDPLNAPRASLVGRIVPAPAPEVRARYLARHEAAAGYADFTDFAFYAIDISEAHLVEGFGRIVDVPGEMLVTSWQGAEALAGGAEGVIAHMNEDHADAVHLYATVLLGAPDGKWRMLSLDPEGCELICGDLVRRLDFTRRTEDLAAVRQELVKLVTDARRGTAA from the coding sequence ATGACCAAGCCGTCCGCGACCGCCGTCCGCCACCTCGTGCGCGAGGCCCGATTCGGCGCCCTTGCAACGCTGGAGGGTGACGGCGCGCCTTATGCCTCCCTGGTGGCCGTGGCCACAGACCCCGAGGGCAGGCCGACGCTGCTCATCTCCCGCCTTGCCCGGCACACCCGCAACATCGCCGGCGACGCGCGCGTCTCCCTCCTCGTTTCGGCCGCCGGCGCCGACGACCCGTTGAACGCCCCGCGCGCCAGCCTTGTCGGGCGCATCGTCCCCGCCCCGGCCCCGGAGGTGCGCGCCCGCTATCTCGCCCGGCATGAGGCCGCTGCGGGCTATGCCGATTTTACGGATTTCGCCTTCTATGCCATCGACATATCCGAGGCGCATCTGGTCGAGGGCTTCGGCCGCATCGTCGACGTGCCGGGAGAAATGCTGGTCACCTCCTGGCAGGGAGCGGAGGCGCTGGCCGGTGGGGCGGAGGGCGTGATCGCGCACATGAACGAGGACCATGCCGACGCCGTGCATCTCTACGCCACCGTTCTCCTCGGCGCGCCCGATGGCAAGTGGCGGATGCTGTCGCTCGATCCTGAGGGCTGCGAACTGATCTGCGGCGATCTTGTGCGGCGCCTGGATTTCACCCGACGCACCGAAGACCTTGCTGCAGTGCGGCAAGAACTGGTGAAGCTTGTCACTGACGCTCGACGCGGGACGGCAGCCTGA
- a CDS encoding response regulator transcription factor, producing MPTIALVDDDRNILTSVSIALEAEGYRIDTYTDGASALDGFKTNPPDLAILDIKMPRMDGMELLRRLRQKTDMPVIFLTSKDEEIDELFGLKMGADDFIKKPFSQRLLVERVKAVLRRAGAKDGAAPREVDSAKVLERGNLRMDPERHTCTWKAEPVTLTVTEFLILQALAQRPGVVKSRNALMDAAYDDQVYVDDRTIDSHIKRLRKKFKSVDDSFEMIETLYGVGYRFKE from the coding sequence ATGCCCACGATCGCCCTTGTCGACGACGACCGCAACATCCTGACCTCGGTCTCCATCGCCCTGGAGGCGGAGGGCTACCGCATCGACACCTACACGGACGGCGCCTCGGCTCTCGACGGGTTCAAGACCAACCCGCCGGACCTCGCCATCCTGGATATCAAGATGCCCCGCATGGACGGCATGGAGCTGCTGCGCCGCCTGCGCCAGAAGACCGACATGCCGGTGATCTTCCTCACCTCCAAGGACGAGGAGATCGACGAATTGTTCGGCCTCAAGATGGGCGCCGACGATTTCATCAAGAAGCCGTTCTCCCAGCGCCTGCTGGTGGAGCGGGTGAAGGCGGTGCTGCGCCGCGCCGGAGCCAAGGACGGCGCCGCCCCGCGTGAGGTGGACAGCGCCAAGGTTCTCGAGCGCGGCAACCTGCGCATGGACCCCGAACGCCACACCTGCACCTGGAAGGCCGAGCCGGTGACGCTCACCGTCACCGAATTCCTGATCCTCCAGGCGCTCGCCCAGCGCCCGGGCGTGGTCAAGAGCCGCAACGCCCTGATGGACGCGGCCTATGACGATCAGGTCTATGTGGACGACCGCACCATCGACAGCCACATCAAGCGGCTGCGCAAGAAGTTCAAGTCGGTGGACGATTCCTTCGAGATGATCGAGACCCTGTACGGCGTCGGCTACCGGTTCAAGGAGTGA